Proteins found in one Aspergillus chevalieri M1 DNA, chromosome 2, nearly complete sequence genomic segment:
- the ecm33 gene encoding GPI-anchored protein Ecm33 (COG:S;~EggNog:ENOG410PNH7;~InterPro:IPR026906,IPR032675;~PFAM:PF12454,PF13306;~SECRETED:SignalP(1-23)) has translation MAFLKYALPVLAAGQLAFGSSCGEDGKTIKISSQGDIDGYSSCKTLKGDVEISEQVADTLSINNIEKITGGLSCTGASNLTSLTAPQLGEIGDTFKLDGLTGLYTLNFGSLSSVGSIKFTALPQLQKLEFATGVSEAGNVAITNTGLSSLDGISLNKVGDFDITENTNLKSVNVNNLTEATGLINFAGNMDSLEIELPNLGSGTNMTFRNVSSVSVPSLHNLTGQMGFWGDSFKTFSAPNLTETGDIAFNGNEKLSNISLPQLETVNGGFQIIRNDKLANISFPSLDTVTGAIDFSGAFDSVDIPKLSNVKGGFNMQSTGDFDCDGFDKKHKDKVIRGSYTCSAKKSNPKSKNGQSGTSSGTASAASGTSTSSEGAAPANIANVPAMGMAAVFGALLQLAM, from the exons ATGGCCTTTCTGAAGTACGCTCTTCCCGTCCTGGCGGCGGGTCAACTTGCTTTCGGTTCCT CCTGCGGTGAGGACGGCAAGACCATCAAGATCTCCAGCCAGGGTGACATCGACGGCTACAGCTCGTGCAAGACCCTCAAGGGTGATGTTGAAATCTCCGAGCAGGTCGCCGACACCCTGTCTATCAACAACATTGAGAAGATCACCGGTGGTCTCAGCTGCACCGGTGCTAGCAATCTTACCTCTCTGACTGCCCCTCAACTTGGCGAGATCGGCGACACCTTCAAGCTCGATGGCCTTACCGGTCTCTACACTCTCAACTTTGGTTCTCTGAGCAGCGTTGGCAGCATCAAGTTCACTGCTCTTCCCCAGCTGCAGAAGCTTGAGTTCGCGACCGGTGTTTCCGAGGCCGGCAACGTTGCCATCACCAACACTGGTCTGTCCAGCCTTGACGGTATCTCCCTCAACAAGGTTGGTGACTTTGACATCACTGAGAACACCAACCTCAAGTCTGTCAACGTCAACAACCTGACCGAGGCTACCGGTCTGATCAACTTCGCTGGTAACATGGACTCTCTCGAGATCGAGCTCCCCAACCTCGGCAGCGGTACCAACATGACCTTCCGTAACGTCAGCAGCGTTTCCGTGCCTTCTCTCCACAACTTGACCGGTCAGATGGGTTTCTGGGGCGACAGCTTCAAGACCTTCAGCGCCCCCAACCTCACCGAGACCGGTGACATCGCTTTCAACGGCAACGAGaagctctccaacatcaGCCTGCCTCAGCTCGAGACTGTCAACGGTGGTTTCCAGATCATTCGTAACGACAAGCTTGCCAACATCTCCTTCCCTAGCCTTGACACCGTTACTGGTGCTATTGACTTCAGCGGTGCTTTTGACAG TGTCGACATCCCCAAGCTGAGCAACGTCAAGGGTGGTTTCAACATGCAGAGCACTGGTGACTTCGACTGTGACGGTTTCGACAAGAAGCACAAGGACAAGGTTATCCGTGGTTCGTACACTTGCTCCGCCAAGAAGTCCAACCCCAAGAGCAAGAACGGCCAGTCTGGTACTTCCAGTGGCACCGCTTCTGCCGCTTCTGGCACTTCTACTTCGAGCGAGGGTGCTGCCCCTGCCAACATTGCCAACGTTCCCGCCATGGGCATGGCTGCCGTCTTTGGTGCTCTCCTCCAGCTCGCTATGTAA